One Streptomyces sp. R28 DNA window includes the following coding sequences:
- a CDS encoding YigZ family protein, with protein MQDEYRTVAHAGVHETEVNRSRFICALAPAATEQEAQDFLAAIRKKHADATHNCWAYVIGADAAIQKASDDGEPGGTAGVPMLQMLLRRDMRYVVAVVTRYYGGVKLGAGGLIRAYGGAVGEALDTLGTITRRRFRLATVTVDHQRAGKVQNDLRSTGREVRDVRYGEAVTIEIGLPDADVEAFRAWLADATAGTAGFELGGEAYGDA; from the coding sequence ATGCAGGACGAGTACCGCACAGTCGCCCACGCGGGCGTGCACGAGACCGAGGTCAACCGCTCACGCTTCATCTGTGCGCTCGCCCCGGCGGCCACCGAACAGGAGGCCCAGGACTTCCTCGCCGCCATCCGCAAGAAGCACGCGGACGCCACCCACAACTGCTGGGCCTACGTCATCGGCGCGGACGCCGCGATCCAGAAGGCGAGTGACGACGGCGAACCGGGCGGCACGGCCGGCGTCCCCATGCTCCAGATGCTGCTGCGCCGCGACATGCGGTACGTCGTCGCCGTCGTCACCCGCTACTACGGCGGCGTCAAGCTCGGCGCGGGTGGGCTGATCCGGGCGTACGGCGGAGCGGTCGGCGAGGCGCTGGACACGCTCGGCACCATCACGCGGCGCCGCTTCCGGCTGGCCACGGTGACCGTCGACCACCAGCGCGCGGGCAAGGTGCAGAACGACCTGAGGTCGACCGGGCGCGAGGTACGGGACGTGCGGTACGGGGAGGCGGTCACGATCGAGATCGGTCTGCCGGACGCCGATGTGGAGGCGTTCCGGGCGTGGCTCGCGGATGCGACGGCGGGGACGGCGGGGTTCGAACTCGGGGGAGAGGCGTACGGGGACGCGTGA
- a CDS encoding LysR family transcriptional regulator, with the protein MLHLRYFVAVAEELNFSQAARRLHMAASPLSQRIKDLERELGHELFERTTHRVDLTPAGAALLPMARDILERVSAIPWRLGEAVRPRLDRLFIGMPAGVHPLLRERVLMLEDACREVCELKRWPGTSADLADAVHDGRLAMALARLPVSDPALEIIEVMHERLGAAVPADQFAGRESVTLEELADLSYVAVPYDATPAYFEEIDARLNSMSVKKRIRINMADYAGTSELISSGIAFSMTMLSAESPMHLYRLDNVAVLPVDGFQPDLTTGLLFRRDRAGDGGDLSGIAARARQIFSEVMSV; encoded by the coding sequence ATGCTGCACCTGCGTTACTTCGTCGCCGTGGCCGAAGAACTCAACTTCTCGCAGGCGGCACGCAGACTGCACATGGCAGCCTCCCCGCTGAGCCAGCGGATCAAGGATCTGGAACGCGAGCTCGGTCACGAGCTGTTCGAGCGCACCACCCACCGGGTCGACCTGACACCGGCGGGCGCCGCCCTGCTGCCGATGGCGCGCGACATCCTCGAGCGGGTCAGCGCCATCCCGTGGCGGCTGGGCGAGGCGGTACGCCCGCGGCTGGACCGGCTGTTCATCGGGATGCCTGCCGGGGTGCACCCGCTGCTGCGGGAACGGGTGCTGATGCTGGAGGACGCCTGTCGGGAGGTGTGCGAGCTCAAGCGCTGGCCCGGCACATCGGCGGACCTGGCGGACGCGGTGCACGACGGACGGCTGGCGATGGCGCTGGCCCGGTTGCCGGTCTCCGACCCGGCGCTGGAGATCATCGAGGTGATGCACGAGCGGCTGGGGGCCGCGGTGCCGGCCGACCAGTTCGCGGGGCGGGAGTCGGTCACCCTCGAAGAGCTGGCCGATCTGTCCTATGTGGCCGTGCCGTACGACGCCACCCCGGCCTATTTCGAGGAAATCGACGCCCGGCTGAATTCGATGAGCGTGAAGAAAAGAATCCGCATCAACATGGCGGATTACGCGGGCACCTCGGAATTGATTTCCTCGGGTATCGCTTTCTCGATGACCATGCTCTCAGCGGAGAGCCCGATGCACCTGTACCGGCTGGACAACGTGGCCGTACTGCCCGTCGACGGCTTCCAACCCGACCTGACCACAGGACTGTTGTTCCGTCGGGACCGGGCAGGTGACGGCGGCGACCTGAGCGGCATCGCGGCCCGCGCGCGACAGATCTTCAGCGAGGTCATGTCCGTCTGA
- a CDS encoding histidine phosphatase family protein, with amino-acid sequence MTARIGAGPLRRLVVLRHAKSAWPDGVADHQRPLAPRGHRDAPVAGRMLAEADCLPDLALCSTAVRARETWELAAAQWGTPPPVRHEPRLYAADVPDLLEIAHEVPSEVDTLLLVGHNPGLEELVLELAGDGLGDALDQVRTKFPTSAIAVLAWHGPTWRALAPGTALLTGVMVARGRKK; translated from the coding sequence ATGACCGCGCGCATCGGAGCGGGCCCGCTGCGCCGCCTGGTCGTCCTGCGGCACGCCAAGTCCGCCTGGCCGGACGGCGTCGCCGACCACCAGCGCCCACTCGCCCCGCGCGGCCACCGGGACGCCCCGGTCGCGGGCCGGATGCTGGCCGAAGCCGACTGTCTGCCGGACCTCGCCCTGTGCTCGACCGCCGTACGCGCGCGTGAAACCTGGGAACTGGCCGCCGCCCAGTGGGGCACGCCGCCGCCGGTGCGCCACGAGCCGCGGCTGTACGCGGCGGACGTACCCGACCTGCTGGAGATCGCGCACGAGGTGCCCTCCGAGGTCGACACGCTGCTGCTGGTCGGGCACAACCCCGGCCTGGAGGAACTCGTCCTCGAACTTGCCGGGGACGGCCTGGGCGACGCGCTGGACCAGGTCCGTACGAAGTTCCCGACATCGGCGATCGCCGTACTGGCCTGGCACGGCCCCACCTGGCGGGCCCTCGCACCCGGCACGGCACTGCTGACGGGCGTGATGGTGGCCCGGGGCAGGAAGAAGTGA
- a CDS encoding CaiB/BaiF CoA transferase family protein, whose amino-acid sequence MMDITAAGSTGPLDGVRVIDLSTVVMGPYATQILGDLGADVIKIESPSDTVRVGPYRTTPGMTPLNLNVNRNKRSVALNLKDDTDRARALELIDSADVLVTNMRPGALSRLGLGHADVAARNPGLVYAHAQGFRSDSDRAGNAAYDETVQAASGLVDVADRALGTPAYLPTIIGDKVCALTIVYTVLAALVHHSRTGTGQYIEIPMTDTLIAFNLVEHLAGHVFEPPEGPTGFPLSMKRGHRAVPTKDGLACVIPYNPQNFRDFFRAAGRADLATDSRVNGESIADADVDALMELVGECSPSLTTEEWASVCAKHSIPMAPVLELDRAAEDPYVRGGRLLDVVDHPSEGAIRSIGIPVRFSATPGSVRRLAPLPGQHTDEVFRELAAGR is encoded by the coding sequence ATGATGGACATCACGGCCGCCGGCTCCACCGGACCGTTGGACGGCGTACGGGTGATCGATCTGTCCACGGTGGTGATGGGGCCCTACGCGACGCAGATCCTGGGCGACCTCGGGGCCGATGTCATCAAGATCGAGTCGCCGTCCGACACGGTACGGGTGGGCCCCTACCGCACCACACCCGGCATGACCCCGCTCAACCTCAACGTCAACCGCAACAAGCGCAGCGTGGCGTTGAACCTGAAGGACGACACCGACCGGGCACGGGCCCTGGAACTGATCGACAGCGCCGACGTACTGGTCACCAACATGCGCCCGGGCGCGCTCTCCCGCCTCGGCCTCGGCCACGCCGACGTCGCCGCCCGCAACCCGGGCCTGGTCTACGCCCACGCCCAGGGCTTTCGCAGCGACTCCGACCGGGCCGGCAACGCCGCCTACGACGAGACGGTCCAGGCCGCTTCCGGCCTGGTGGACGTGGCCGACCGAGCGCTGGGCACCCCGGCGTACCTGCCGACGATCATCGGCGACAAGGTCTGCGCGCTGACCATCGTCTACACGGTGCTCGCCGCGCTCGTCCACCACTCCCGCACCGGCACCGGCCAGTACATCGAGATCCCGATGACGGACACGCTCATCGCCTTCAACCTCGTCGAGCACCTGGCGGGCCATGTCTTCGAGCCGCCGGAGGGCCCCACCGGGTTCCCGCTGTCGATGAAGCGGGGCCACCGCGCGGTACCCACCAAGGACGGCCTCGCCTGCGTCATCCCGTACAACCCGCAGAACTTCCGGGACTTCTTCCGCGCAGCCGGCCGCGCCGACCTCGCCACGGACTCGCGCGTCAACGGCGAGTCCATCGCCGATGCCGACGTCGACGCGCTGATGGAACTGGTGGGGGAGTGCTCGCCGAGCCTGACCACCGAGGAGTGGGCATCGGTCTGCGCCAAGCACAGCATCCCGATGGCCCCCGTGCTCGAACTCGACCGGGCCGCCGAGGACCCCTATGTGCGGGGCGGCCGACTGCTCGACGTGGTCGACCACCCCAGCGAGGGCGCCATCCGCTCGATCGGCATCCCCGTACGGTTCTCCGCCACCCCGGGATCAGTGCGCAGGCTCGCCCCGCTGCCCGGTCAGCACACCGACGAGGTCTTCCGGGAACTCGCCGCAGGCCGCTGA
- a CDS encoding crotonase/enoyl-CoA hydratase family protein, which yields MHSTTEVRTETIGSTLLITIDRPKARNAVDAAVAAGLSAALDHLEADPALRVGVLTGAQGTFSAGMDLKAALAGESPEIPGRGFGGLTQARTTTPLIAAVEGWAMGGGFELALGCDLIVAAADARFGLPEVSRGLIAAGGGVIRLPKRIPYHLAMELLLTGEPISGERAGHLGIANHVVPAKETVATALRLAERIAQNAPLALAAVKELVRTADGAPEEAAFAAQTQVMVSLAASADVREGMTAFTERRPPVWQGR from the coding sequence ATGCACAGCACCACCGAGGTGCGGACCGAGACCATCGGTTCCACCCTGCTCATCACCATCGACCGGCCCAAGGCACGCAACGCGGTCGACGCGGCCGTAGCCGCCGGACTGTCCGCGGCCCTGGACCACCTGGAGGCGGACCCCGCTCTGCGGGTCGGCGTACTCACCGGCGCCCAGGGCACGTTCAGTGCCGGGATGGACCTCAAGGCCGCGCTGGCCGGCGAATCGCCCGAGATCCCGGGGCGCGGCTTCGGCGGTCTCACCCAGGCCCGCACGACCACGCCGCTGATCGCCGCCGTCGAGGGCTGGGCCATGGGAGGCGGCTTCGAACTGGCCCTCGGCTGCGACCTGATCGTGGCCGCCGCCGACGCCCGCTTCGGCCTCCCGGAAGTCAGCCGCGGGCTGATCGCGGCGGGCGGCGGAGTGATCCGGCTGCCCAAGCGCATCCCGTACCACCTGGCGATGGAACTGCTGCTGACCGGCGAGCCGATCTCCGGCGAACGCGCCGGACACCTCGGCATCGCCAACCACGTGGTCCCGGCCAAAGAGACCGTCGCCACCGCACTGCGACTGGCCGAGCGGATCGCACAGAACGCCCCACTGGCTCTGGCTGCCGTCAAGGAACTCGTCCGCACCGCCGACGGCGCCCCGGAGGAGGCGGCGTTCGCCGCGCAGACGCAGGTGATGGTCTCCCTCGCGGCCTCCGCCGACGTACGCGAGGGCATGACCGCCTTCACCGAACGCCGCCCCCCGGTCTGGCAGGGCCGGTAG
- a CDS encoding bifunctional methylenetetrahydrofolate dehydrogenase/methenyltetrahydrofolate cyclohydrolase — protein MNAQLLDGKATAADIRRELTERVAKLTATDGRPPGLGTVLVGDDPGSHAYVAGKHRDCAQVGIASIRRDLPAAASQQQVEETIDELNADPACTGYIVQLPLPRHLDAGAVLERMDPAKDADGLHPVNLGRLTLGVEAPLPCTPRGIVELLRRYEVPIAGARVCVIGRGVTVGRPIGLLLTRRSENATVTLCHTGTKGLAWHVREADIVIAAAGSPGLVTKDMLRPGAAVLDVGITRTEHGLVGDVHPDATQVAGWVAPMPGGVGPMTRAMLLANVVEAAERNATAA, from the coding sequence GTGAACGCACAGCTGCTCGACGGCAAGGCGACCGCCGCCGACATCCGCCGGGAACTGACGGAGCGCGTGGCCAAGTTGACGGCCACCGACGGCCGCCCGCCGGGTCTCGGGACGGTCCTGGTCGGCGACGACCCCGGCAGCCACGCGTACGTCGCCGGCAAGCACCGGGACTGCGCCCAGGTGGGCATCGCCTCCATCCGCCGGGACCTGCCCGCCGCCGCCTCGCAGCAGCAGGTCGAGGAGACGATCGACGAGCTCAACGCCGACCCGGCCTGCACCGGCTACATCGTCCAGCTCCCGCTCCCGCGCCACCTGGACGCGGGCGCCGTACTGGAACGCATGGACCCGGCCAAGGACGCCGACGGCCTGCACCCCGTCAACCTCGGCCGGCTCACCCTGGGCGTCGAGGCCCCGCTGCCCTGCACGCCGCGCGGCATCGTCGAACTGCTCCGCCGCTACGAGGTGCCCATCGCGGGCGCGCGGGTGTGCGTGATCGGCCGGGGCGTCACGGTCGGACGCCCCATCGGCCTGCTCCTCACCCGCCGCTCCGAGAACGCCACCGTGACCTTGTGCCACACCGGCACCAAGGGCCTCGCCTGGCACGTACGCGAGGCCGACATCGTCATCGCGGCCGCCGGCTCGCCGGGGCTGGTCACCAAGGACATGCTGCGCCCCGGCGCGGCGGTCCTGGACGTCGGCATCACACGCACCGAGCACGGGCTGGTCGGCGACGTGCACCCGGACGCGACGCAGGTCGCCGGATGGGTCGCGCCCATGCCCGGGGGAGTCGGCCCCATGACCCGAGCGATGTTGCTGGCCAACGTCGTCGAGGCAGCGGAGAGGAACGCCACCGCGGCATGA
- a CDS encoding acetoacetate decarboxylase encodes MNQQDVPRHIATPLANPAYPPVVPRFTNREYLNIVYRTDYEALRAVVPEPLEIDEPLVRFEVMRMGDVSGYGPYTESGQAIPVRYEGERGEYLHAMYLDNLPAITSGREAGAYPKTAGSPALYVDHGALVGVLDVGTLRVATATMGYKHYELSVEEAVAQVAVPTYMLKLAPGFDGAPQVAQLVRTEITDVTVKGAWTGPARLELFAHALAPLADLPVREVVSASHILTDLTLAQVKPVHDYLAQPARLAR; translated from the coding sequence ATGAACCAGCAGGACGTGCCCCGGCACATCGCGACGCCGCTGGCCAACCCGGCCTATCCACCGGTCGTGCCGCGTTTCACCAACCGCGAGTACCTCAACATCGTCTACCGGACCGACTACGAGGCACTGCGCGCGGTGGTACCCGAACCGCTGGAGATCGACGAGCCTTTGGTGCGCTTCGAGGTCATGCGCATGGGCGACGTCAGCGGATATGGGCCGTACACCGAGTCCGGCCAGGCCATCCCGGTCCGCTACGAGGGCGAGCGGGGCGAGTACCTGCACGCGATGTACCTGGACAACCTCCCGGCCATCACGTCCGGCCGTGAGGCGGGCGCCTATCCCAAGACGGCCGGGTCGCCCGCCCTGTACGTCGACCACGGTGCGCTGGTCGGGGTCCTCGACGTCGGCACCCTGCGGGTGGCGACCGCGACGATGGGCTACAAGCACTACGAGTTGTCGGTCGAGGAGGCCGTGGCGCAGGTCGCTGTGCCGACCTACATGCTGAAGCTGGCCCCGGGATTCGACGGGGCGCCGCAGGTCGCGCAGCTGGTGCGCACCGAGATCACCGACGTCACGGTGAAAGGCGCCTGGACCGGCCCCGCCCGGCTGGAGCTGTTCGCCCACGCGCTGGCGCCGCTCGCCGATCTGCCGGTCCGCGAGGTCGTCTCCGCCAGCCACATCCTGACCGATCTGACCCTGGCGCAGGTCAAGCCCGTCCACGACTACCTGGCCCAACCCGCCCGCCTCGCACGGTGA
- a CDS encoding VanZ family protein, protein MNHHVSLSAPPRRTRRIVLLSLAILGVASAVFVVRRPLMMSAPRCMAGRWHGCFDTFNGVVLMTLVALPLAALVVWALARRRRAAGVASAWAWRKSLAEVGMVHGTVPLVWLTMMPGAGAGTVPARVSLVPLRDLVTMGPLGIVGNLLIFAALGFFAPMRFAALASVPRILALGAGCSVLVETAQYVLRLDRVSSVDDVLVNAAGAVLAALASRRWWRSSVEAPSAQPRPAPAPAG, encoded by the coding sequence ATGAATCACCACGTATCGCTGTCAGCACCGCCGCGACGCACGCGCAGGATCGTGCTCCTCAGCCTGGCGATCCTCGGCGTGGCGAGCGCCGTGTTCGTCGTGCGGCGGCCGCTCATGATGTCCGCTCCGAGGTGCATGGCCGGGCGGTGGCACGGCTGCTTCGACACGTTCAACGGGGTGGTGCTCATGACGTTGGTCGCGCTGCCGTTGGCCGCGCTGGTGGTGTGGGCGCTGGCGCGCCGTCGGCGTGCCGCCGGAGTCGCATCGGCGTGGGCGTGGCGCAAGTCGCTGGCGGAGGTGGGCATGGTGCACGGGACGGTGCCGCTCGTGTGGCTGACGATGATGCCGGGCGCCGGGGCCGGCACCGTCCCCGCCCGGGTGAGCCTGGTACCGCTGCGGGATCTGGTCACGATGGGCCCGCTCGGGATCGTCGGCAACCTGCTGATCTTCGCGGCGCTGGGGTTCTTCGCCCCGATGCGGTTCGCTGCGCTTGCGTCCGTACCGCGGATCCTGGCGCTCGGGGCGGGCTGCTCGGTCCTGGTCGAAACCGCACAGTACGTCCTGCGCCTCGACCGGGTGTCCTCCGTGGACGACGTATTGGTCAACGCCGCCGGCGCCGTGCTGGCCGCGCTGGCGTCGCGCCGCTGGTGGCGCAGTTCTGTGGAAGCGCCGTCGGCCCAGCCTCGCCCCGCGCCGGCACCGGCGGGCTGA
- a CDS encoding sensor histidine kinase, whose amino-acid sequence MRRRPGLSARLKLTLSYAGFLAVAGALLLAVVWEFILRYVPDNSQGLLGISPNRYLLVHTFAPAAAWAMVFLLVFGLVGGWILAGRMLAPLTRITAAARTAGNGSLSHRIRMEGRQDEFRELADAFDTMLEQLESHVAEQQRFAANASHELRTPLAISQTLLDVARRDPTRDQDELFERLQAVNTRAIDLTEALLLLSRSDRGNFTRESVDLSLVAEEAAETLLPLAEQRGITLDVTGAATRTSGSAELLLRMVTNLVQNAVVHNLPVGGTVTVHTEAHGDTSVLRVENAGPRLPPELLPTLTEPFQRGTERVRTDEHAGVGLGLAIVHSIVRTHDGSLALVPRPTGGLLVTVRLPGTP is encoded by the coding sequence ATGCGTAGACGCCCCGGGCTCAGCGCCCGACTGAAACTCACCCTCAGCTACGCCGGGTTCCTCGCCGTCGCCGGCGCTCTGCTGCTGGCAGTGGTGTGGGAGTTCATCCTGCGCTACGTACCCGACAACTCCCAGGGCCTGCTCGGGATCTCGCCCAACCGCTACCTCCTTGTGCACACCTTCGCCCCCGCCGCGGCCTGGGCGATGGTCTTCCTGCTCGTGTTCGGCCTCGTCGGGGGATGGATCCTCGCCGGCCGGATGCTCGCACCGCTCACCCGGATCACCGCCGCGGCACGGACGGCCGGGAACGGATCGCTGTCCCACCGGATCCGCATGGAAGGCCGCCAGGACGAATTCCGTGAACTCGCCGACGCGTTCGACACCATGCTCGAACAACTCGAGTCGCACGTCGCCGAGCAGCAGAGGTTCGCCGCGAACGCCTCCCACGAACTGCGCACCCCGCTGGCCATCTCGCAGACGCTGCTCGACGTCGCCCGCAGGGACCCCACGCGGGACCAGGACGAACTCTTCGAACGCCTGCAGGCTGTCAATACGCGCGCGATCGACCTCACCGAGGCCCTCCTGCTGCTCAGCCGCAGCGACCGCGGGAACTTCACCCGCGAGAGCGTCGACCTCTCCCTCGTCGCCGAAGAGGCCGCCGAAACCCTGCTCCCCCTCGCCGAACAGCGCGGGATCACGCTCGACGTCACCGGCGCAGCGACACGGACCAGCGGCTCCGCGGAGCTTCTGCTGCGGATGGTGACGAACCTCGTGCAGAACGCCGTCGTCCACAACCTCCCCGTCGGCGGCACCGTGACGGTCCACACCGAGGCGCACGGCGACACGAGCGTGCTGCGGGTCGAGAACGCGGGCCCTCGGCTCCCACCGGAACTGCTACCGACCCTCACCGAACCCTTCCAGCGCGGAACGGAACGCGTACGCACCGACGAGCACGCCGGCGTCGGCCTCGGCCTGGCCATCGTGCACAGCATCGTCCGCACCCACGACGGGAGCCTCGCCCTCGTCCCCCGCCCCACCGGCGGTCTCCTCGTCACGGTCCGGCTTCCCGGCACACCGTAG
- a CDS encoding catalase family protein, translated as MNPVRYEDYRPTERPTYQQELDDVVAQVAQRTRASFEREAVGRAVRTAHGKTYGLLKATVTIGDNPGVHGQGIFARPAVYDAVVRYSNGLGHQRPDHQLGAACGMGIKLFGVPGPSLLDDERDSGTFDLNLINNEVFFANTAYDYMVIEELFAELPEALVNPARRKTWMAEFLTRRGTLTDPDNWLWDELFAMLSFTTVPRRNLLSYTYNSMGAFRYGDHIAKIRTVPTAHSLASLTHQIVDVRADNEAFRRTLVVEAAEREHSFELQVQLNTDPARMPVDNTSVKWPEELSPWVTVARVDLPRQDIGGDDNLVAADSTSITPWRSREEHRPLGEIQRVRQEVYRRSSIERHRINGQERREPSGSAELLG; from the coding sequence ATGAATCCCGTCCGCTACGAGGACTACCGCCCCACCGAACGTCCGACGTACCAGCAGGAGTTGGACGACGTCGTCGCGCAGGTCGCGCAGCGCACCCGCGCCTCGTTCGAGCGCGAGGCCGTCGGCCGCGCAGTCCGCACCGCCCATGGAAAGACGTACGGCCTCCTCAAGGCCACCGTCACGATCGGTGACAACCCGGGCGTCCACGGCCAGGGCATCTTCGCCCGGCCCGCCGTGTACGACGCCGTGGTCCGCTACTCCAACGGCCTGGGCCATCAGCGCCCCGACCATCAGCTGGGCGCGGCGTGCGGGATGGGCATCAAGCTGTTCGGGGTTCCCGGCCCCTCACTGCTGGACGACGAACGAGACAGCGGCACCTTCGACCTCAACCTCATCAACAACGAGGTCTTCTTCGCGAACACCGCCTACGACTACATGGTCATCGAGGAGCTGTTCGCGGAGCTGCCCGAGGCCTTGGTGAACCCGGCCCGCCGCAAGACCTGGATGGCGGAGTTCCTCACCCGCCGGGGCACGCTCACCGACCCCGACAACTGGCTGTGGGACGAGCTGTTCGCCATGCTGTCGTTCACCACCGTCCCGCGCCGGAACCTGTTGTCGTACACCTACAACAGCATGGGCGCCTTCCGGTACGGCGACCACATCGCCAAGATCCGTACCGTGCCGACGGCCCACTCGCTGGCCTCCCTCACGCACCAGATCGTGGACGTGCGCGCGGACAACGAGGCCTTCCGTCGCACCCTGGTCGTCGAGGCGGCGGAGCGGGAGCACTCCTTCGAGCTCCAGGTGCAGCTCAACACCGATCCGGCCCGCATGCCGGTGGACAACACCTCCGTGAAGTGGCCCGAGGAGCTCTCCCCGTGGGTGACGGTTGCCCGGGTGGACCTCCCGCGCCAGGACATCGGCGGGGACGACAACCTCGTGGCCGCCGACTCCACGTCGATCACACCGTGGCGCTCACGCGAGGAGCACCGGCCCCTCGGCGAGATCCAGCGGGTCCGGCAGGAGGTCTACCGGCGCTCCTCCATCGAACGGCACCGCATCAACGGACAAGAGCGTCGCGAACCGTCCGGCAGTGCGGAACTGCTCGGCTGA
- a CDS encoding DUF4328 domain-containing protein, whose translation MSASSDPRPLPLLPARAPASSLGLLAAAAGGLTLVALCDLFSLFAGFRLRAAIDADGGFVTASQQELEAASSLYETAGRYQVIVYLPAAIVFVVWFFRMRRNTGLLAPDQFRRGPGWAVGAWLIPLANLWMPYRIALEMWGAATPLPAEGERYRARTWPVNLWWALFAFSVLFNRYAGTKYKDAETLTEIRDGVVQYMAADVLHIVAAAAAVYFAVRLTAMQRLKAVDGPYRPAVVKDTSA comes from the coding sequence ATGTCCGCATCCAGTGATCCACGTCCGCTTCCTCTGCTGCCCGCACGGGCGCCCGCATCGTCTCTCGGTCTCCTGGCCGCAGCCGCCGGGGGACTCACTCTGGTTGCCCTCTGTGACCTGTTCAGCCTGTTCGCCGGTTTTCGGCTGCGGGCGGCCATCGACGCGGACGGCGGCTTCGTCACGGCTTCGCAGCAGGAACTGGAAGCCGCTTCCTCGCTGTACGAGACGGCCGGGCGATACCAGGTCATCGTGTACTTGCCCGCCGCGATCGTATTCGTCGTCTGGTTTTTCCGGATGCGCCGCAACACCGGGCTTCTGGCGCCGGACCAGTTCCGCCGGGGCCCCGGGTGGGCCGTTGGAGCCTGGCTCATTCCGCTGGCGAACCTCTGGATGCCGTACCGCATCGCCCTCGAAATGTGGGGGGCCGCCACTCCGCTGCCGGCCGAGGGCGAGCGGTACCGGGCGCGGACCTGGCCGGTGAACCTGTGGTGGGCTCTGTTCGCCTTCAGCGTCCTGTTCAATCGGTACGCCGGGACGAAATACAAGGACGCCGAGACGTTGACGGAGATCAGGGACGGGGTGGTGCAGTACATGGCCGCCGACGTGCTGCACATCGTCGCCGCCGCTGCCGCGGTGTACTTCGCCGTCCGGCTGACCGCCATGCAGCGGCTCAAGGCGGTTGACGGGCCGTACCGGCCCGCGGTCGTCAAGGACACGTCGGCCTGA
- a CDS encoding response regulator transcription factor, translating into MRVLIVEDEPYLAEAVRDGLRLEAIAADIAGDGDLALELLSVNSYDLAVLDRDIPGPSGDEIARRIVASGSGIPILMLTAADRIDDKASGFELGADDYLTKPFELRELVLRLRALDRRRAYARPPVREIAGLRLDPFRREVFRDGRYVALTRKQFAVLEVLVAAEGGVVSTEQLLERAWDENADPFTNAVRITVSALRKRLGEPWIIATVPGVGYRIDTGPDTTRPGGTHA; encoded by the coding sequence ATGCGCGTACTGATCGTGGAGGACGAGCCCTACCTGGCCGAAGCCGTCCGTGACGGTCTGCGGCTGGAGGCGATCGCCGCCGACATCGCCGGCGACGGCGACTTGGCCCTGGAGCTGCTCAGCGTCAACTCCTACGACCTCGCGGTCCTCGACCGGGACATCCCCGGCCCCTCCGGCGACGAAATCGCCCGGCGCATCGTCGCCTCCGGGAGCGGCATCCCGATCCTCATGCTCACCGCCGCCGACCGGATCGACGACAAGGCTTCCGGGTTCGAGCTCGGTGCCGACGACTACCTCACCAAGCCGTTCGAGCTGCGGGAGCTCGTGCTGCGGCTGCGGGCGCTCGACCGCAGGCGCGCATACGCCCGGCCCCCGGTCCGCGAGATCGCGGGCCTGCGCCTCGACCCCTTCCGCCGGGAGGTCTTCCGCGACGGACGCTACGTCGCGCTCACCCGCAAACAGTTCGCGGTGCTCGAAGTCCTCGTCGCCGCCGAAGGCGGGGTCGTCAGCACCGAACAGCTGCTGGAGCGGGCCTGGGACGAGAACGCCGACCCCTTCACCAACGCCGTGCGCATCACCGTCTCCGCATTGCGCAAACGGCTCGGCGAACCGTGGATCATCGCCACGGTGCCGGGCGTCGGCTACCGCATCGACACCGGCCCCGACACCACCCGCCCCGGCGGTACGCATGCGTAG